In Salvelinus fontinalis isolate EN_2023a chromosome 25, ASM2944872v1, whole genome shotgun sequence, one genomic interval encodes:
- the eif1b gene encoding eukaryotic translation initiation factor 1b isoform X1, with product MSSIQNLKSFDPFADATKGDDLLPAGTEDKIHIRIQQRNGRKTLTTVQGIAADYDKKKLVKAFKKKFACNGTVIEHPEYGEVIQLQGDQRKNICQFLMEIGIVREEQLKVHGF from the exons ATGTCCTCTATTCAGAACCTCAAATCTTTTG ATCCCTTTGCTGATGCAACCAAGGGTGACGACTTACTCCCGGCAGGGACAGAAGATAAAATCCACATAAGGATACAGCAACGAAACGGACGCAAGACCCTAACCACTGTTCAAGGGATCGCGGCCGATTACGACAAGAAGAAGCTTGTGAAGGCCTTCAAGAAG AAATTTGCCTGCAATGGTACTGTGATTGAGCACCCTGAGTACGGTGAGGTCATCCAGCTGCAGGGAGACCAGAGAAAAAACATCTGCCAGTTCCTCATGGAG ataggCATTGTCAGGGAGGAGCAGTTGAAGGTCCACGGATTTTAA
- the eif1b gene encoding eukaryotic translation initiation factor 1b isoform X2 gives MSSIQNLKSFDPFADATKGDDLLPAGTEDKIHIRIQQRNGRKTLTTVQGIAADYDKKKLVKAFKKKFACNGTVIEHPEYGEVIQLQGDQRKNICQFLMEALSGRSS, from the exons ATGTCCTCTATTCAGAACCTCAAATCTTTTG ATCCCTTTGCTGATGCAACCAAGGGTGACGACTTACTCCCGGCAGGGACAGAAGATAAAATCCACATAAGGATACAGCAACGAAACGGACGCAAGACCCTAACCACTGTTCAAGGGATCGCGGCCGATTACGACAAGAAGAAGCTTGTGAAGGCCTTCAAGAAG AAATTTGCCTGCAATGGTACTGTGATTGAGCACCCTGAGTACGGTGAGGTCATCCAGCTGCAGGGAGACCAGAGAAAAAACATCTGCCAGTTCCTCATGGAG gCATTGTCAGGGAGGAGCAGTTGA
- the LOC129822888 gene encoding putative ferric-chelate reductase 1 isoform X2 codes for MDRYILIIGYILRVVRCYSSGEVTDACDDMAPQHFVTAQQSPAPFFVTADRSNFKEGDEITVRLLADSTPFIGFMLQARAVNGSSPVGVFTVTGGEAQLLTCNGQPSAVSHTSASAKFSIQGTWRAPTLDGFNAIQFSASFVIGFSTFWVGVKSYPVTFSGTAPTPANSTSIPITSTTSASSTAVFPSQSSLSISSAGCGSSKVCFRKPLNCDPGVSPDCYFLSAMTSTRDTAIHLEMTGPSDGYIAIGFSDDQMMGNDNIFICGRDSNGIIQLQHAYSTGRRRPDIVPLGNVSDVKSSMKDDIISCSFTTRNPISTRRLVRSSSPYYLMFAHGPTSNGEIGHHTSTFISDTKMDISRPQVITNAIQPPIIKAHGALMLIAWMTTGSLGMITARYLKGVAKGKECWQDVWFQAHVFLMTLTVAATMIAFILSFSHVRGWSGGAHPVLGCVVMILAFFQPIVATFRCGSQHRWLFLFNWSHALNAVAIKVLAVAAIFTGLSLIDSSEDKWFLKVMGGFVGWEATLYILLDVHMRCKRSDNEEGASESAYKVLLLVLFFLGNMAFLVALLVGIGMS; via the exons ATGGATCGATACATATTGATCATTGGGTATATTCTGCGGGTCGTGCGGTGCTACAGCTCCGGAGAGGTGACTGATGCGTGTGACGATATGGCACCGCAACACTTCGTAACCGCACAGCAGAGCCCTGCTCCATTCTTTGTCACCGCTGACCGGTCCAACTTTAAGGAGGGCGATGAAATCACAG TCCGGCTCCTGGCAGATTCCACTCCATTCATTGGGTTCATGTTACAAGCCAGAGCAGTTAATGGAAGTAGTCCTGTGGGAGTCTTCACTGTAACAGGTGGAGAGGCACAGCTCCTCACCTGCAACGGACAACCT TCTGCAGTTTCTCACACATCAGCATCAGCTAAATTTTCCATCCAGGGAACATGGAGGGCCCCCACATTAGATGGCTTCAACGCTATCCAATTCAG TGCGTCCTTTGTAATAGGTTTCTCCACCTTCTGGGTTGGCGTGAAAAGTTATCCAGTCACGTTCAGCGGCACTGCTCCAACACCAGCTAACAGCACATCCATACCAATCACCTCTACCACCTCCGCCTCATCTACAGCAGTATTTCCATCGCAATCCTCA TTGTCCATCTCGAGTGCTGGATGTGGCAGCAGTAAGGTCTGTTTCAGGAAACCTCTGAACTGTGACCCTGGGGTCAGCCCAGACTGTTACTTCCTATCTGCTATGACCTCTACCAGGGATACAGCCATCCATTTGGAAATGACCGGCCCTTCAGATGGCTACATCGCCATCGGCTTTTCAGATGACCAGATGATG GGAAATGATAATATCTTTATTTGTGGCCGGGACAGTAACGGGATCATCCAATTGCAACATGCCTATTCAACAGGAAGAAGGCGGCCGGACATAGTTCCTCTG GGAAATGTTTCTGATGTTAAATCCTCAATGAAGGATGATATCATTAGCTGTTCCTTCACGACTAGGAACCCCATCTCAACTCGGCGACTGGTACGGTCCAGTTCCCCCTACTACCTCATGTTTGCTCACGGACCAACCAGTAATG GGGAAATTGGGCATCATACAAGCACCTTCATCAGTGACACTAAGATGGATATTTCAAGACCTCAGGTCATCACCAATGCAATCCAGCCTCCTATTATCAAAGCACATG GTGCCCTGATGTTGATAGCATGGATGACCACAGGTAGTCTAGGAATGATCACAGCCCGGTATCTCAAAGGTGTGGCCAAGGGGAAGGAATGTTGGCAAGACGTTTGGTTTCAG GCACACGTGTTTCTTATGACACTcactgttgctgccaccatgaTTGCCTTCATTTTGTCCTTCTCACATGTTAGAGGCTGGAGTGGG GGAGCCCATCCTGTGTTGGGCTGTGTCGTTATGATTCTGGCCTTCTTCCAGCCGATCGTTGCCACGTTCCGATGTGGATCTCAACATCGCTG GCTATTCCTCTTTAATTGGTCGCATGCTTTAAATGCAGTGGCGATAAAAGTTTTAGCTG TGGCGGCCATATTCACTGGGTTGTCGTTGATTGACAGCTCTGAGGATAAGTGGTTTCTGAAGGTGATGGGTGGCTTTGTTGGATGGGAGGCAACACTGTACATTCTGCTAGATGTTCACATGCGCTGCAAGCGCAGTG ATAATGAAGAGGGTGCTTCTGAATCG GCATACAAGGTGTTACTACTGGTCCTGTTTTTCCTAGGAAATATGGCCTTTTTGGTGGCACTACTTGTTGGAATTGGCATGTCATGA
- the LOC129822888 gene encoding putative ferric-chelate reductase 1 isoform X1, which translates to MDRYILIIGYILRVVRCYSSGEVTDACDDMAPQHFVTAQQSPAPFFVTADRSNFKEGDEITVRLLADSTPFIGFMLQARAVNGSSPVGVFTVTGGEAQLLTCNGQPKSAVSHTSASAKFSIQGTWRAPTLDGFNAIQFSASFVIGFSTFWVGVKSYPVTFSGTAPTPANSTSIPITSTTSASSTAVFPSQSSLSISSAGCGSSKVCFRKPLNCDPGVSPDCYFLSAMTSTRDTAIHLEMTGPSDGYIAIGFSDDQMMGNDNIFICGRDSNGIIQLQHAYSTGRRRPDIVPLGNVSDVKSSMKDDIISCSFTTRNPISTRRLVRSSSPYYLMFAHGPTSNGEIGHHTSTFISDTKMDISRPQVITNAIQPPIIKAHGALMLIAWMTTGSLGMITARYLKGVAKGKECWQDVWFQAHVFLMTLTVAATMIAFILSFSHVRGWSGGAHPVLGCVVMILAFFQPIVATFRCGSQHRWLFLFNWSHALNAVAIKVLAVAAIFTGLSLIDSSEDKWFLKVMGGFVGWEATLYILLDVHMRCKRSDNEEGASESAYKVLLLVLFFLGNMAFLVALLVGIGMS; encoded by the exons ATGGATCGATACATATTGATCATTGGGTATATTCTGCGGGTCGTGCGGTGCTACAGCTCCGGAGAGGTGACTGATGCGTGTGACGATATGGCACCGCAACACTTCGTAACCGCACAGCAGAGCCCTGCTCCATTCTTTGTCACCGCTGACCGGTCCAACTTTAAGGAGGGCGATGAAATCACAG TCCGGCTCCTGGCAGATTCCACTCCATTCATTGGGTTCATGTTACAAGCCAGAGCAGTTAATGGAAGTAGTCCTGTGGGAGTCTTCACTGTAACAGGTGGAGAGGCACAGCTCCTCACCTGCAACGGACAACCT AAGTCTGCAGTTTCTCACACATCAGCATCAGCTAAATTTTCCATCCAGGGAACATGGAGGGCCCCCACATTAGATGGCTTCAACGCTATCCAATTCAG TGCGTCCTTTGTAATAGGTTTCTCCACCTTCTGGGTTGGCGTGAAAAGTTATCCAGTCACGTTCAGCGGCACTGCTCCAACACCAGCTAACAGCACATCCATACCAATCACCTCTACCACCTCCGCCTCATCTACAGCAGTATTTCCATCGCAATCCTCA TTGTCCATCTCGAGTGCTGGATGTGGCAGCAGTAAGGTCTGTTTCAGGAAACCTCTGAACTGTGACCCTGGGGTCAGCCCAGACTGTTACTTCCTATCTGCTATGACCTCTACCAGGGATACAGCCATCCATTTGGAAATGACCGGCCCTTCAGATGGCTACATCGCCATCGGCTTTTCAGATGACCAGATGATG GGAAATGATAATATCTTTATTTGTGGCCGGGACAGTAACGGGATCATCCAATTGCAACATGCCTATTCAACAGGAAGAAGGCGGCCGGACATAGTTCCTCTG GGAAATGTTTCTGATGTTAAATCCTCAATGAAGGATGATATCATTAGCTGTTCCTTCACGACTAGGAACCCCATCTCAACTCGGCGACTGGTACGGTCCAGTTCCCCCTACTACCTCATGTTTGCTCACGGACCAACCAGTAATG GGGAAATTGGGCATCATACAAGCACCTTCATCAGTGACACTAAGATGGATATTTCAAGACCTCAGGTCATCACCAATGCAATCCAGCCTCCTATTATCAAAGCACATG GTGCCCTGATGTTGATAGCATGGATGACCACAGGTAGTCTAGGAATGATCACAGCCCGGTATCTCAAAGGTGTGGCCAAGGGGAAGGAATGTTGGCAAGACGTTTGGTTTCAG GCACACGTGTTTCTTATGACACTcactgttgctgccaccatgaTTGCCTTCATTTTGTCCTTCTCACATGTTAGAGGCTGGAGTGGG GGAGCCCATCCTGTGTTGGGCTGTGTCGTTATGATTCTGGCCTTCTTCCAGCCGATCGTTGCCACGTTCCGATGTGGATCTCAACATCGCTG GCTATTCCTCTTTAATTGGTCGCATGCTTTAAATGCAGTGGCGATAAAAGTTTTAGCTG TGGCGGCCATATTCACTGGGTTGTCGTTGATTGACAGCTCTGAGGATAAGTGGTTTCTGAAGGTGATGGGTGGCTTTGTTGGATGGGAGGCAACACTGTACATTCTGCTAGATGTTCACATGCGCTGCAAGCGCAGTG ATAATGAAGAGGGTGCTTCTGAATCG GCATACAAGGTGTTACTACTGGTCCTGTTTTTCCTAGGAAATATGGCCTTTTTGGTGGCACTACTTGTTGGAATTGGCATGTCATGA